Proteins from one Bacteroides zhangwenhongii genomic window:
- a CDS encoding V-type ATP synthase subunit A has protein sequence MATKGTVSGVIANMVTLVVDGPVAQNEICYISTGGDKLMAEVIKVVGSHVYVQVFESTRGLKVGAEAEFTGHMLEVTLGPGMLSKNYDGLQNDLDKMDGVFLKRGQYTYPLDKERVWHFVPLVNAGDKVQASAWLGQVDENFQPLKMMAPFTMKGTATVKTIMPEGDYKIEDTIAVLTDEEGNDIPVTMIQRWPVKRAMTNYKEKPRPFKLLETGVRVIDTLNPIVEGGTGFIPGPFGTGKTVLQHAISKQAEADIVIIAACGERANEVVEIFTEFPELVDPHTGRKLMERTIIIANTSNMPVAAREASVYTAMTLAEYYRSMGLKVLLMADSTSRWAQALREMSNRMEELPGPDAFPMDISAIISNFYGRAGYVKLNNDETGSITFIGTVSPAGGNLKEPVTENTKKVARCFYALEQDRADKKRYPAVNPIDSYSKYIEYPEFEAYIKEHINGEWIGKVNELKTRLQRGKEIAEQINILGDDGVPVEYHVIFWKSELIDFVILQQDAFDEIDAVTPMERQEDILNMVIDICHTEFEFDNFNEVMDYFKKMINICKQMNYSKFKSEQYEGFRQQLKELIAERSINS, from the coding sequence ATGGCAACAAAAGGAACTGTTAGTGGCGTTATTGCCAACATGGTGACCCTCGTCGTTGACGGACCGGTAGCTCAGAATGAGATTTGTTATATCTCGACCGGTGGCGATAAGTTGATGGCGGAGGTGATTAAGGTTGTAGGTTCACATGTATATGTCCAGGTGTTTGAAAGTACACGTGGGCTGAAGGTGGGTGCCGAAGCCGAATTTACAGGACACATGCTCGAAGTGACGTTAGGTCCGGGTATGTTATCGAAAAACTACGACGGTCTGCAAAATGACCTTGACAAAATGGATGGCGTTTTCCTGAAAAGAGGACAATATACATATCCATTGGATAAAGAGCGTGTATGGCACTTCGTACCGTTGGTAAATGCAGGCGATAAAGTGCAGGCTTCCGCATGGCTGGGGCAGGTGGACGAGAACTTTCAGCCGTTGAAGATGATGGCTCCGTTCACGATGAAAGGAACGGCTACCGTGAAAACAATCATGCCGGAAGGTGATTATAAGATAGAAGATACGATTGCAGTCTTGACAGATGAGGAAGGAAACGATATTCCTGTTACTATGATTCAGAGATGGCCGGTGAAACGTGCCATGACGAACTATAAGGAAAAGCCGCGTCCTTTCAAATTGTTGGAGACGGGGGTACGTGTAATCGATACATTGAATCCGATTGTGGAAGGTGGTACAGGCTTTATCCCCGGACCCTTCGGTACAGGTAAGACCGTACTTCAGCATGCCATTTCCAAACAGGCGGAAGCGGATATCGTAATTATTGCAGCTTGTGGTGAGCGTGCCAATGAGGTGGTGGAAATCTTTACGGAGTTCCCGGAACTGGTTGACCCGCATACCGGACGTAAGTTGATGGAACGTACCATTATCATAGCTAATACTTCCAATATGCCGGTGGCTGCCCGCGAGGCTTCCGTATATACAGCAATGACATTGGCGGAATATTATCGTTCAATGGGGCTGAAGGTTCTGTTGATGGCTGACTCTACTTCCCGTTGGGCGCAGGCTCTGCGTGAGATGTCCAACCGTATGGAGGAGTTGCCTGGTCCGGATGCTTTCCCGATGGATATTTCGGCTATCATCTCCAACTTCTACGGTCGTGCGGGATATGTGAAACTGAATAATGACGAAACAGGTTCGATTACTTTCATCGGTACGGTATCTCCTGCCGGTGGTAACTTGAAAGAGCCTGTGACTGAAAATACGAAGAAAGTAGCACGTTGTTTCTATGCTTTGGAACAGGACCGTGCCGATAAGAAACGTTATCCGGCTGTGAATCCGATCGATTCTTATTCTAAATATATCGAATATCCGGAATTTGAAGCATACATCAAAGAGCACATCAACGGTGAATGGATTGGTAAGGTCAATGAACTGAAAACACGTTTGCAGCGTGGTAAAGAGATTGCCGAGCAGATCAATATTCTTGGTGACGACGGTGTACCGGTAGAATATCACGTTATTTTCTGGAAATCGGAATTGATCGACTTTGTTATTCTGCAGCAGGATGCATTCGACGAAATTGATGCGGTAACTCCGATGGAACGTCAGGAAGATATTCTGAACATGGTAATTGACATCTGTCATACGGAGTTTGAATTTGATAACTTCAACGAAGTAATGGATTACTTCAAGAAGATGATTAATATCTGTAAGCAGATGAACTATTCTAAGTTCAAGTCTGAGCAGTATGAAGGATTCCGGCAACAACTGAAGGAACTGATTGCCGAAAGAAGTATCAATTCATAA
- a CDS encoding DUF2764 domain-containing protein: protein MSSKYYYLVAGLPELSLEDSKLSYTVADFKTEIYNGLSASDRKLIDLFYLKFDNANVLKLLKDKEAEIDKRGNYSAGELIEYISILREGGEISPKDFPAYLSTFIVDYLNTPAESTVLQEDYLAALYYEYAMRCGNKFVSAWFEFNLNINNILVAFTCRKFKWDIASNIVGNTEVCEALRTSSARDFGLSGEVDVFESLVKISEITELVEREKKLDALRWNWMEDTIFFDYFTIERIFAFLLKLEMIERWISLDKERGNQLFRSIIESLKNEVQIPAEFR from the coding sequence ATGAGTAGTAAGTACTATTACTTAGTAGCAGGTTTGCCGGAGCTTTCGCTGGAAGACAGTAAACTGAGCTACACAGTAGCCGATTTTAAAACTGAAATCTACAACGGATTGTCTGCTTCAGACCGGAAGTTGATCGACTTGTTTTATCTGAAGTTTGATAATGCTAATGTGTTGAAACTTCTCAAAGATAAAGAAGCGGAAATAGACAAACGGGGAAACTATTCTGCCGGAGAACTTATCGAATATATTTCTATTCTAAGGGAAGGCGGAGAAATCAGTCCGAAAGATTTTCCGGCTTATCTTTCTACATTTATCGTTGATTATTTGAATACACCGGCTGAAAGTACGGTATTGCAGGAAGATTATCTGGCTGCATTGTATTACGAATATGCTATGAGATGTGGAAATAAGTTTGTTTCCGCCTGGTTTGAATTCAACCTCAACATCAATAATATTCTTGTTGCATTTACCTGTCGTAAATTCAAGTGGGATATTGCCTCCAATATTGTAGGAAACACGGAGGTATGCGAGGCATTACGTACATCGAGCGCCCGTGATTTCGGACTGTCCGGTGAGGTGGATGTTTTTGAGTCGTTGGTGAAGATCAGTGAGATTACAGAATTGGTGGAACGTGAGAAGAAGCTCGACGCTCTGCGGTGGAACTGGATGGAAGATACTATCTTCTTCGATTATTTCACCATTGAACGTATTTTCGCTTTCTTGTTAAAGCTGGAAATGATTGAACGGTGGATTTCATTGGATAAGGAAAGAGGAAATCAATTGTTCAGGAGTATCATCGAATCACTAAAGAACGAAGTGCAGATTCCTGCAGAATTCAGATAA
- a CDS encoding V-type ATP synthase subunit E family protein: protein MENKIQELTDKIYREGVEKGNEEAQRLIANAQEEAKKIIEDARKEAESIVNSSRKSADELVENTKSELKLFAGQAVNALKSEVATMVTDKLVTASVKDFAQDKDYLNAFIVALASKWSVDEPIVISTADAESLKKYFAAHAKALLDKGVTIQQVNGIKTLFTVSPADGSYKVNFGEEEFMNYFKAFLRPQLVDMLF, encoded by the coding sequence ATGGAAAACAAAATTCAAGAGTTGACCGATAAGATTTATCGTGAAGGCGTGGAAAAAGGAAACGAAGAAGCGCAGAGACTTATCGCGAATGCTCAGGAAGAAGCAAAAAAAATTATTGAGGATGCACGCAAAGAGGCAGAATCAATCGTTAATTCCTCTCGTAAATCTGCCGACGAATTGGTGGAAAATACAAAATCAGAGTTAAAACTGTTTGCCGGTCAGGCTGTAAATGCACTCAAATCTGAGGTTGCTACTATGGTAACTGACAAGTTAGTAACTGCTTCCGTGAAGGACTTCGCTCAGGATAAAGATTATCTGAATGCGTTTATCGTTGCATTGGCTTCAAAATGGAGTGTGGATGAACCCATTGTCATTTCCACTGCCGATGCGGAATCACTGAAAAAGTATTTTGCAGCTCACGCAAAAGCATTGTTGGATAAGGGAGTGACTATACAGCAGGTGAACGGTATCAAGACTTTATTTACTGTTTCTCCGGCGGACGGTTCTTATAAAGTGAACTTCGGAGAAGAAGAATTCATGAACTACTTCAAAGCGTTCTTGCGTCCACAGTTAGTAGATATGCTATTTTAA